In a genomic window of Carassius carassius chromosome 43, fCarCar2.1, whole genome shotgun sequence:
- the LOC132125329 gene encoding histone H3 — MARTKQTARKSTGGKAPRKQLATKAARKSAPATGGVKKPHRYRPGTVALREIRRYQKSTELLIRKLPFQRLVREIAQDFKTDLRFQSSAVMALQEASEAYLVGLFEDTNLCAIHAKRVTIMPKDIQLARRIRGERA; from the coding sequence ATGGCAAGAACCAAGCAGACGGCTCGTAAATCCACCGGAGGCAAAGCCCCGAGAAAGCAGCTCGCCACCAAAGCCGCCCGTAAGAGCGCTCCAGCCACCGGCGGCGTCAAGAAGCCTCACCGCTACAGGCCCGGCACCGTGGCTTTGCGAGAGATCCGTCGCTACCAGAAGTCCACCGAGCTGCTGATCCGTAAGCTGCCCTTCCAGCGTCTGGTGCGAGAGATCGCTCAGGACTTCAAGACGGACCTGCGCTTCCAGAGCTCCGCCGTCATGGCCCTGCAGGAGGCCAGCGAGGCTTATCTGGTCGGTCTGTTCGAGGACACCAACCTGTGCGCCATCCACGCCAAGAGAGTCACCATCATGCCCAAAGACATCCAGCTGGCCCGCCGCATCCGCGGAGAGCGCGCTTAA